Sequence from the Phragmites australis chromosome 6, lpPhrAust1.1, whole genome shotgun sequence genome:
CTTGGCGTTACCATTTCTTTTAACGCCTCTCAACTTGCTATAGATATAGTATCTGTGTATGTGCACACGCAAATCCTTCCATACTCACGCACATGCACACATTTAGACATATCTACTCTACATCTGTGTGAATAAATTTGTAGTCTGTTGGCAAAGTATTAGGAGAGGCCGAGCCGGTCATGAATTTATCCTCGACCTTGCACGTCTCTTATTTCCAATAAAAATTGTATAAATCAAATTACactgtaaaaaataataataattatatccTATAGGATCAATACAACCATTCAAAATTTTGTAGATAAAGAACATGTCATATTTTTATTGTAGCTCTAAGCGTGAGAGGCATCgaaatttattttagagaagAGTTCCAGTGAGACACTCGGCCCGATCAGAGATAGAATCCGATTGGTTAGGCTGCCCACCGACAACAAGTGCCGTGAAAAGGATTTTGCCTTTGGAGGCTATAACATGTGTATCTTATCTGTCTTGAACCTTTAACTGCGGTCATCGTCTTTGTGTCCGCACTGCACAGAGTTGGTTTCGTGAAGTTTCGTACAGACCTGCCGGAACCGAAAGATCAGTCCGTGAAAGCCTATCAAGTTCACCGCGACACGCTGCGCTGTTCGTCGTCACGCGGTCAGTTAGCGTCACGTCACGCGGTGACTTCTCAGCGCTTAGCTTTTGTTCGTAGCTAGACTGATTGATGGAGCAGCTCTCTCAGCGTCATGGCATCATCTGCGAGATGCCCAGTGGATGTCTAAGTCCATAGCTAACGAACAAAATCCTGCTCCTGAATCTGCCACTGGCCGTGGACCGATCAGTTGGAGTGTGTGTGGAAAGACGTACAGTTCACATGTCGCGACGAGGGAAAGAAGGATGTTAAAAATGGAGCGGCACAAGTGATGTTTCAAGCAGGCAAATGCAAAACCCAAATAAACGCTATCCACGCCGCACGACTGCGCTGCAGCGGACACTTGTGCGGTCCAGATGGATGGATGAACTATAGAGGACGGTTTGCCGAACAGCAACGATCTATGCATATACCTGTCCTACAACCGAATGATTGCATCCGGCATCGCCTTCTCCTGACATCACAGACTACTTGGTTGGGTTCCTATCGTACTTTCAACGGACGACATGCATAtaattgcaaaatttcaaaatggACGCATACATTTACTATTCTcggatttaaaaatataaaaatgaacATGGTCGGCTTTGGTGATCGGGATGAACCAGGCTGCAGAGcccaacttttctttttttgagaagAGACTGCAGAGCCCAGCTACCAACTGGCCTAATAGCTGTGAGACGTCAAGGCCCAATGGGGAGTTGCACGGACTATAGGCCTCTGTCCCGTGCCGCATCCGCATCAAGAGGAGGGGTCCTCAGTAGATCGAAAGTTCAGAAGCACATCGGCCCAGTTACCTTGACTTTCTTATTcgattttagggtttttttcttcttccaagAACTTCGATATTCAGAAATCTGAATTCACTGTTGGAAAATCATTATGTGCAGTGCAGTTTTTTCCATCTGGTTCGATCGCTCGAACAAGTATTTGGGCTTTTCCTTGGTCAACTACTCAACCCACTGTAATCTGGTACACTGCACATAATGTTGTAGGCGTAAattgcccaaaaaaaaaaaaacgttgtAGGTGCATGTACAATGATGTTTCGAGCTTCCGCATAGTTGACTTGTATAGCCATTAATGTATTAGCTCGATGGTGCACAAACCTTATAAACCAGCATATCTCGAATAATTGTTGTGTAGATACTGTATGACGCATGTTGAATTCCTGGGTCATGCTTGACAAGAAAATGTCTTCAAAGTAAAACTACGCAATCTGCTGCACCACAAGTGTGTCCGGAATTCGGCCCCTGGATTAGCGATCAGATGCTTAATAATTGGGTTTTTTTTGTACGATTGGGTCATCAGCCATATTATAATGCCGTGTTACTCGTTGTGGGACCAGGTGATGACATGGCGTCGTCTTAATGCCAACAGTTTCACAAAACCTGGACCAAGCGTATTTTTCTTGGAACATTGTAATTTGTAAAGCTGATGCAGGACCACAACAGACCTTTTTGCTCCCTGTTCGTCAGAGCTGTTATTCTAATGGTGCAGTGGCATGGGCCTCGTTGGTACAGTTCAGTATAGAGCAAGTTTTGGTTCAAGTGTGAAGGTATAAAGGAGCTCTGCCGTGGCGTTCCTTAACTTTGACTACCATGGAGAACAGAGGAAGAACTGAAGCATTGGTCGATTTATTCCTTCATGCTGATGCATGTCGAaatgcatgcaatttttttctAGCTGCACAGCAGGATCAACTTAGCTGCACTGCACTTGTCACTCACAACCTTCAGTAAAACCAACTAATCAGGCAACTTCTTCAGAAGCAAGGACGGCTTGGTTGCACATTTCAAGCTGCACTGCTGCAGCATGCATCGTCATTCTGACGATACGCCTCCTGTCACTGGCACGAGTTCGAAATGCCATATGCAAAGATGCTAGCCCAGAAGTCATTTGATCCTCGCGTGCGTTACACCAAAGATCGTGCATTGAATTTGAAACTGCTACAGCCGCGGGAACGGAAACCACCGACGGCCGAATGATCTCTGACTCTGCCGCGTCTGCATGCGACCTCGGCCGTGAAAGAGACACCTCAGTTTATTGCATGCAGAGGCAAAGACGGCCACTCTTCCTGCCGTCGCCGCTCGCAATCGTAGGAAATCCGGTGGCGTCGCCGAGGAATCCAAGCCTAGGAGGAGAACATAatgtaaagaaggaaaaaccACGGGCTTCGGATAAGGACCATCTCCCAGAATGAGAAACTGCGAGCCCACCACGTCATCCGGGATCTTTCACAAATTTTACCGATCCCACTTGCCATGCCCgttgatcttcttcttgtctttgCTAATCAACTTGTTTCACAGCTTTTGCTAAGGGACTCGTTTGCTATTACAGCCAGTAATTTGAGAGAGAACGGCATTACATATAACCCCCCGTAAAATGTACTCTCTGAGGTTTGAATTGCGGTCAGGCATAAGATATGGGAATAAAACAACCTTTGAAACACAATGGTGAATGCTGACCGTGTGAGATTTGATATCAGCTGGTGTCAGTTAAAAGAAGACGTTTAAGCTCTGGTGCGAGTTTGGCTCAGAAGATGGCCAGATGCCATGCTCGTCGGGCTACGGTAACTGTCATCTGCCAAACTGTGGTTGACCAACCATGTGTTAGTATTGCACTTGAGATCGTTTCAAAACCTGAGAGGCTGAGACCATTTCATTCCAGGCAGAAATTTTTTACCCGAGGTTGTCCATGTGGCAGTGAGCCGCTCCAGAGGTTTACAAGATTTGTGATCACTAGGCGGATTGGCGCGTCTACGTCATATCTGATTTTtgttcactaaaaaaattaggttcatcaATTTTAAGCATCTTAATATTTCtttataatttatcaatatttaacacattcatttaattatagaaaaatagtgGTACTttcatacatacacataattttaGTACATAGATGACAATAATATGAACCTAAATAAagttttttcatattttttgagttttagatattttcatgtgcattttagattatttcacccgatttatcaatataactattattgtttgctattttttaaaatttccaaaaaaattatatgtatatatatatatacatatgcgtatacatatactcatatatacatataaatatatatataaacagtaGCTATAATAActtaacaaatatatatatataaacaatatCTATAATAACTTAACATAAACCCTAGTTACAATAACTTGACGCCTTAGAATCGCGACATCTTGACCCTTTAATACATATAATAGATTTgcattccaaaatttgtgaTCAGCTCCCCAGAGTCCGTCGTAATTGCGATGACCACCAGTCCTCTGTCTCCGCTGCTCTGCTACTCCCTGTCCGGGTGGGCAGACCCGACAGCTATATAAACCGCGCACCTCAAGGAGAGTAGTACACTACGCTCTACAAGCTGACAGTCAGAAGCTGCAGCATCTTCTCTATTCTCCAGCTCATCCCCACTTCCAGCTCGAGGGTTTGGGGTTTTCGGCCGCCGCACTCCGACCATGGCGATCCTGTCGGAAGCCGCCACCGAGGTGCTCATCCCGCTCGCCGCCGTCGTGGGCCTCGCGTTCGCCATCGTGCAGTGGGTGCTAGTCTCGCGCGTCAAGCTGCTGCCGTCCGCGGGCGGCGGACGCGGCGCCAGGGACAAGGACGGGTTCGGAGACTCGCTGATCGAGCAGGAGGAGGGCCTCAACGACCACAACACCGTCCTCAAGTGCGCCGAGATACAGAACGCCATCGCCGAAGGTCAGAAGGATTGATCCGGAACCGTTTCGTCGCCGGTTTGCGTACACGTGCCCGTTCTAGCGTTCTTTGAAGAAAGGCgtttttttctctcttaaattctgggtttttttttctttctattttgttcGAAATTTAGTTCCAGATTTCTGAACTTACGAATTTGGTTCTGAGCAAATAAGATTTTTTGGGTGTATTTGCCTAAGATCGACTCTTATGCAGGAGCAACATCATTTCTCTTCACTGAATACCAATACGTCGGCATTTTCATGTCAATCTTCGCCGTCGTGatcttcctcttccttggcTCCGTGGAGGGATTTAGCACAAAGAACCACCCCTGCACTTACAGCAAGGACAAGGAGTGCAAACCTGCTCTTTTCAATGCCCTCTTCAGCACCGTCTCTTTCCTGCTCGGAGCAATCACCTCTGTGGTGTCTGGTTTCCTTGGGATGAAAATTGCTACATACGCAAACGCCCGGACTACTTTGGAAGCAAGGAAAGGTGTTGGCAAAGCCTTCATCACTGCTTTCCGTTCAGGTGCAGTGATGGGCTTTTTGCTGGCATCGAATGGCCTTCTGGTGCTCTACATCACTATAAACTTGTTCAAGTTGTACTATGGCGATGATTGGGAGGGTTTGTTCGAGTCTATCACCGGTTATGGCCTTGGTGGATCTTCAATGGCTCTATTTGGAAGGGTGGGAGGCGGTATCTACACGAAGGCGGCTGACGTGGGTGCTGATCTTGTTGGCAAAGTTGAAAGGAACATTCCTGAAGATGACCCCAGAAACCCTGCTGTAAGTTTCTAGCTTTTCTTCTTCTGGACTACTGTATCTCTTTATTGAATTGCTGCAAGTGGCACACATGTTCTCTTTTTTCTCAtgtgatgaatttttaaaactttcatGCAGAATGTTCCTTTACCTGAACTCTTACCCTTATTAAGCGTAATAAGTTACTGTACTTTATAATTTAGGAAAATTTAGATATATGGCATTATAAATGCCATGATTTTGAAATATGCCATTACAAATCCAGTATTTGGAAACATGTCATTACAAATATCCTAAAATTAGATCCATACCAGTTTAGCAGTAGTGATATATAACAATTCACCGGTTTATTGGTGCTACTTTACTGAATTTGCAAGTTCTCTTTCTCAGGTGATCGCTGACAATGTCGGAGATAATGTTGGTGATATTGCCGGAATGGGATCGGATCTCTTTGGTTCTTATGCTGAATCTTCCTGTGCTGCCCTTGTTGTGGCATCTATCTCTTCATTTGGGGTCAACCATGATTTCACTGGGATGTGCTACCCGCTGCTAGTCAGCTCCGTTGGCATCATTGTCTGCTTGATCACCACACTCTTTGCAACCGACTTCTTTGAGATAAAGGGTGTGAAAGAAATTGAACCTACACTAAAGAAGCAGCTCATCATCTCTACAGTTCTGATGACTGTCGGTATTGCGCTGATTAGTTGGTTGGCACTCCCAGCTAAATTCACAATCTTCAATTTTGGTGAACAGAAGGAAGTTAGCAACTGGTAAGTTATTAGTTGCTGCTTGTTACTAGTTTCACGAAATGTTTGATCTTCTGATTATTGTGACACCACTTTGCAGGGGATTGTTCTTCTGTGTTGCAATTGGTCTCTGGGCTGGTTTGATCATCGGATACGTGACTGAATACTACACTAGCAACGCATACAGGTAAGAAATCTTCTACTGCATTTCTTCATCAGCTAGTTGGTACTGCTTTAATTCATGGCTCTAACTTGCTGTGCTGCAGTCCTGTGCAAGATGTCGCCGATGCCTGTAGAACTGGTGCCGCTACCAATGTCATTTTCGGCCTTGCCCTAGGATACAAGTCGGTTATAATCCCGATCTTTGCTATCGCTGTTGGCATCTATGTCAGTTTCACTATTGCTGCGATGTATGGCATAGCGGTCGCTGCTCTTGGCATGCTGAGCACAATTGCAACTGGTCTTTCTATTGATGCTTACGGTCCTATCAGTGACAATGCTGGTGGCATTGCTGAGATGGCAGGGATGAGCCACAGAATTCGTGAGAGAACGGATGCACTCGATGCTGCTGGAAACACAACTGCTGCCATAGGAAAGGTAATAATATTACTGCAATTGTCCATGTCTTCCACAAGATGCTGAAAAAACTTTAATGAAAACAAGTTCTTATCCTTCCATTTCCCTCTGCAGGGTTTTGCCATTGGATCAGCTGCTCTGGTGTCTCTCGCCCTCTTCGGCGCGTTCGTCAGCAGAGCCGGAGTGAAGGTCGTCGACGTCTTGTCTCCGAAGGTCATCATCGGCCTGATCGTTGGCGCCATGCTCCCATACTGGTTCTCCGCCATGACGATGAAGAGCGTCGGGAGCGCCGCCCTGAAGATGGTGGAGGAGGTCCGCCGGCAGTTCAACACCATCCCTGGGCTGATGGAGGGCACCGGCAAGCCGGACTACGCCAACTGCGTCAAGATCTCCACCGACGCCTCCATCAAAGAGATGATCCCTCCCGGTGCTCTGGTCATGCTCACGCCTCTGATCGTTGGCACCTTCTTCGGCGTGCAGACGCTCTCCGGTGTTCTTGCAGGCGCTCTCGTTTCAGGCGTGCAGGTGTGCACTCCTCCCCCTTGTAAGCAAGAGATGAAGAGACTTGCTACTGATCTTGGTCTTGCTTTGCAGGTTGCCATCTCTGCCTCGAACACTGGTGGTGCCTGGGACAACGCAAAGAAATACATTGAGGCTGGTGCGAGTGAGCACGCGAGGTCGCTGGGTCCCAAGGGGTCGGACTGCCACAAGGCGGCGGTGATCGGTGACACCATCGGTGACCCACTGAAGGACACGTCGGGCCCGTCGCTCAACATCCTCATCAAGCTCATGGCCGTGGAGTCCCTCGTCTTCGCCCCCTTCTTCGCCACCCACGGGGGGCTCCTCTTCAAGCTCTTCTAGATCAGGAAGGAGACCTCACCCTTATGCGGACACGAAAAATTACTCCACGGCGCGCGTTAATAAAATTCCTGCAAATAATGAATGGTGCACTTCACCAAGATTTGTTCACATTTGTAGTTTGCACTTTGGTAGTTTGCTGTGTGTTCATTTCTCTGCCAGAGGCATTGTTGAGTTTAGCTTCCCGGCTTCGCATAGAGTGACCAGATGATGATTCGTATGTAATAATGTGACCACTGATCAATAATGTCGTCTGTTTCTAGTTTTCAAAAGCATATGTGGATTCCATTTTGttattttgttgttgttttttatgtattttggtTACGCAGAGATTGAGAGAGCGAACTCTTATACAACTGTATAACGAGAGGTAACTTTCTTTATAAAAAATCTGATCAGTGGTGAAAAACATGGtcaacttttccttttccttttttgacTTGGGCCGGGCCTTGTACGACGCCACTCGGACCCAGGTTGGCACAATCTAACGACAAATACGACCGTTGAAACgggattttttatatttttaaaacaaaagTTTGTCAATATATaagtttgtttaaaaaaattacagataTAAACTCCTATGGCCCGCTGAAAAAAATCAATCTTTTTAGAGCTAGATgatgaaaaaaatttagaattgcAAACTTTTTATGGAGCTAGATGATAGCTTCTTTTGCACTATAGAATTTGCTATGACTATTTCGacagtattttaaattttgagagtattagaacacaatatttatttctatttttaaacCTATCAACTATTGAAAGGGGATGTTCTTCCAACGGACCGCAGAAAtctaaatttgtaattttttaaaatagatgtagcactttttttataaaaaaataaaaaaaatctcgaaACCGAAAGGGCAGCCCGCTTACCATAACGGCGAAACAACCGTGAGGTCCATGACACGTAACGCTCATGAATGCTCGGTCGCATTGGCAGATTTGGCTCCGGCAATTGGAATTTGGCACCACCTCCAGCCGAGCCGAGAAGAGACGAGAATATGCGGCCTATATCCTTGGCGTCATCTCGTACCCTCGTCTGGTCGCGCCCCTTCTGTTCTCCTCTTTCAACGGACCGCACGAGGGCGCTGCCTAGTTCTCGTCTCCAACGACGCCACCGCCAGTTCCAGGACAATTCAGATCAGGATAAATAACCAACCAATCAGCCGCGTCGCGCGCCCTTCGGTTCCACCAAGAAGAGCAGCTGCGGCCGCGGCGGCAGGgcaagaggagagaggagagggaagggtAGGAAGGGAGCCATGGGCAACGCGTCGTCGATGCTGACCCAGTACGACATCGAGGAGGTGCAGGAGCACTGCAACTATCTCTGTAACGAGCCATGGGCGATACCTTCGATCTCTCAAAATTTGGTGTCCTCTTTTCAATCGTTCGCTCGTTTGGTGATTGGTGTTGGGTTCTTGAAACAGTCTCGCAGCAGGAGATCGTGTCGCTGTACGAGCGGTTCTGCCAGCTCGACCGCAGCGCCAAGGGGTTCATCTCCGAGGACGAGTTCCTCTCCATCCCAGAGTTCTCCCTCAACCCACTCTCCAAGGTCCGATCCAGTTCCTTCTCCTGCTTGTCCCCGTGGGGACCCTGATGTTTCGTTTCAGATAAGTTTCTGGCTTTGTTCCATCGAAACACACGCAGAAAAGGCAACTTGTTACTTTGTGTCCCCTTCCTGCCAATCCCTTTGTACGTTGCCAGTTAAGCGGATCTTACGTACAACTCTACTGTTCTTGGTTTGTGTCCTGATGCATGCTACAATGTTGTACTTTGCTCCTTTTATGTTTACAGCTCTGCCCTCGTAGAGCTTCTAATTTTCATGACCACTCAATACTCAGGATAAGCCATTTGGTCCTGAGAATCTAAAACCACATACAAAAGAAGACACCTTACTGATTGCTAACCACTTATTGCGAGAATTAGCTAGCAGAGTCAGTGTAGAGTATGTACCCACATCAGATGTGCAGATCGGTTGTTTGGTTTATCTTCTTATTGTTGGATGTTCCAACGCACTGTGTTTTAGTACTTTGGACATGTTGGGTTGGGTTCCTCACGATCTGCAGTATAAAGAACAGCCTCCATTGTGCTGACAAAAACAACTTCACCAAGAGGATACACAGCCAGAGCACTAGGCATAAACCCTGACTTTAACCCAAACTTTTGTAGCAGAATGTGCCAGCACACTCAGTACCGCATCAAGTAAAGAAGTCACCTCCAACAAGAAGTTAAATAGCTGGAGATGATCGTATAGCTAGTACACCTTTCTTTGTTACCGTACGAATGTGTGGATCTACTTCGTACGTTACATGCCAAAGCTCTAACAGGACAAACACTATACTACTTCATATGACTTAACCAATATGTTGCTCTCGTGCGATGATTTTGAGtttctcctccttttttttttcctcagaGGCTGTTACGTATGGTTGATGGACTAAACTTCAAGGATTTTGTTGCCATTCTTTCTACTTTCAGTGTGAAGGCCAGTCTTCGGCAAAAGATCGAGTGTAATGCCTAACTATCATGCTTATATTTCATTATTTCCTTTCCGTTTGATCTTAACAGCGACTATATGTTGAATAGGGACTCCGCAGTGAAGTCTTCATGATAACTCACTTGCtcgtatttttcttttttgttttgcgTTTGATGAAGCAGTGATATTTAAGGTTTACGACATTGATGGCAAGGGGAAAGTAACCTTCAAGGACCTGCTAGATGTTTTACGGGACCTAACAGGGTCATTCATGTCCGAGGAACAAAGAGAGGTGCTTGCGTATTATTTCATAAAGTCCTGTATTTCGTCAGCAAATAGCAATGCTGTGGATTTGTTGCATGACCATCCTCCTTTCCTCTTAAAGTAACTGTTATCCTGCAATTAGTAACATGCCAAGTGAGCATAATTTGTTTTAACCCGAGGGAGATCCTGACGATAAATTGTTAGGTGGGGATGTTGTTTGTTGTGTGGTTGTCAGGTTATAGCTGCTTTCTATAACTTCGTTGTCCGGTTGTCATGGGGGGTTCGGGtttctttctttattctttGTCTTGCATGGGAGCTAAGCTCCGCGGGTTGTATAGCACTGCTTGTTAAGATTTTCGGATCTAGTTTTTCTCATAAACTGGATCACTCTTTCTTCTTAATGCAATGACGCGCAGCTCTTCTgtgtgttcgagaaaaaaaaaattcagagctGCAAAGTGAGAAATAACATGCTTTATATTTGTGTACGCACAACTTTTGACTTGCTGTCCAAATAAATAGTTTAGGAATTCATCACTATCAGTGTTAAGAAACGACTTACTGGTTTCTGAAGTTAATGAAATGCTCATAATTTCCCATTGCAAATGTTGGACACAAGCACACTAGTTCTGTTTTTATTTTCACGTAAATAGATCTCGTAAATTTTTTATACAATAGTAGAATACCAATTTAACACAAAATATATTGACGCCTTTCAGCAAGTAATAACTAAGGTATTGGAAGAAGCAGGGTACACGAGGGATTGCACACTATCTGTAGAAGATTTTATCCAGGTACACAAATCCTATGCTGTCATCTTATCACAGCTTATACTATTTCCCAATATGTCTACTACGACATTGTACTCGTTCATAATGAGCTTTCCTAGGCAGCATACCAGTCTTTGTTCTGTACTCCCAGACTTTGTCTAAAACCCATCTTGTGCTGTGCTTTCAGATTATCGAT
This genomic interval carries:
- the LOC133920998 gene encoding uncharacterized protein LOC133920998 isoform X2, with the translated sequence MGNASSMLTQYDIEEVQEHCNYLFSQQEIVSLYERFCQLDRSAKGFISEDEFLSIPEFSLNPLSKRLLRMVDGLNFKDFVAILSTFSVKASLRQKIELIFKVYDIDGKGKVTFKDLLDVLRDLTGSFMSEEQREQVITKVLEEAGYTRDCTLSVEDFIQIIDHPGLKMEVEVPID
- the LOC133920998 gene encoding uncharacterized protein LOC133920998 isoform X1; translation: MGDTFDLSKFGVLFSIVRSFGDWCWVLETVSQQEIVSLYERFCQLDRSAKGFISEDEFLSIPEFSLNPLSKRLLRMVDGLNFKDFVAILSTFSVKASLRQKIELIFKVYDIDGKGKVTFKDLLDVLRDLTGSFMSEEQREQVITKVLEEAGYTRDCTLSVEDFIQIIDHPGLKMEVEVPID
- the LOC133920996 gene encoding pyrophosphate-energized vacuolar membrane proton pump-like, yielding MAILSEAATEVLIPLAAVVGLAFAIVQWVLVSRVKLLPSAGGGRGARDKDGFGDSLIEQEEGLNDHNTVLKCAEIQNAIAEGATSFLFTEYQYVGIFMSIFAVVIFLFLGSVEGFSTKNHPCTYSKDKECKPALFNALFSTVSFLLGAITSVVSGFLGMKIATYANARTTLEARKGVGKAFITAFRSGAVMGFLLASNGLLVLYITINLFKLYYGDDWEGLFESITGYGLGGSSMALFGRVGGGIYTKAADVGADLVGKVERNIPEDDPRNPAVIADNVGDNVGDIAGMGSDLFGSYAESSCAALVVASISSFGVNHDFTGMCYPLLVSSVGIIVCLITTLFATDFFEIKGVKEIEPTLKKQLIISTVLMTVGIALISWLALPAKFTIFNFGEQKEVSNWGLFFCVAIGLWAGLIIGYVTEYYTSNAYSPVQDVADACRTGAATNVIFGLALGYKSVIIPIFAIAVGIYVSFTIAAMYGIAVAALGMLSTIATGLSIDAYGPISDNAGGIAEMAGMSHRIRERTDALDAAGNTTAAIGKGFAIGSAALVSLALFGAFVSRAGVKVVDVLSPKVIIGLIVGAMLPYWFSAMTMKSVGSAALKMVEEVRRQFNTIPGLMEGTGKPDYANCVKISTDASIKEMIPPGALVMLTPLIVGTFFGVQTLSGVLAGALVSGVQVAISASNTGGAWDNAKKYIEAGASEHARSLGPKGSDCHKAAVIGDTIGDPLKDTSGPSLNILIKLMAVESLVFAPFFATHGGLLFKLF